The following nucleotide sequence is from Salvia miltiorrhiza cultivar Shanhuang (shh) chromosome 7, IMPLAD_Smil_shh, whole genome shotgun sequence.
aaaatttttgcagagtcaccttctcagtatgtacttttaattttttactataaaattaacaaaaaaaaagcaacaaatacaaaagagtaatgcgtatgttatatttaaacattcataacaagctgaaaaattaacaattatacatattttgacATACAATAATATTTTCTGCCTCACAGACCCAGTATCCGCCAGAAAATCGTACAAAAGACCCAGTAGCCGCCATATATGTTTTATTAGCGGCTactgataaagaaaataatttaatggcggatactttactttttggctatagaatattatttcatttccgaatatatgaatttcaaaataattggtatataatttcttattattttatgtgcaagtctattattttatgtgtagtcaaatcatgcataaagtgagtgttattacccccactataatccaaattttggcagattcactatctctcatatttcccatccatgtgtacttcttgtactgtaaatatttcactatctctcatatttccccttgtaaaattaaataaaaatctaaaaataacggtgcatatgtaacaataaaaaatcacgaaggataaaaattcacaatcatgttaattatgaaaaaaaaaaaaatttgcagcgaataacacaagtatccgccagtaaatagTAGCCGCTGAATAGTAGCCGCCAGTAACAAACTTCAGCGGCTACTGCGGCCggctacgaattactggcggatacatGGTTCactggtttcaaaaaaaaaattcttaagaattgacatatttgtgatttttttggCCTTCTTATCAATGTTTGTAACATACAAACGTCccctaatttattataaatttgcaaatctatttaatcttataatgcatgaaagtgacgtgagttgacattttctcacattttgtaccaattttaactgttttcttacacaactcttacacaatttccatcatcatcaacttttacaaaaaaaaccaagcaacccatcaccatcaaacttgcttTTCGGTCTTTGACTTTGAAAGTGGGTAATTTTGCAAGACATATTATAGAtgtgggtagattcccctattaacacAAAAGAATATATAGTAAGATACTTGAGACAATCccaaaaaagtaaaagaaaagaagTCATGAATATTCGGATGAAATAAGTACTTTTTTAAGAGGTCTCTCGTGCGATTGTTTGCATAATGGAAATCACTCACAACTTCTAGTAAGATATTTATAAGTATCATTCACAAgtgtttttattaaaatatgtgagtGATTCGTATCGTATGAGTGAgtgtacaaaaaaaaatattttagtttaataaagtGAAATAACTAATATCATCAgtaaaattattcatttttgtaactcattaattattttacttttgtatgtattaattatatattgtgcATGATGTTGGGATTCGAGTAAATTTGGGCTGCAAATAAAATCTGCCAATATTCTTTCGAATTTTCTATTACAAAGAATTCGCATCCTTGGTATGTTCAAACCTTTATTTTCCACCCCGTCAAAGAATCTCGAAATTATAAAATTGACTAGTGTTGGGttgagtttataagttgtttgaAATAGTTATAAATTTTTTCAAAGTGCTGGATAAAATAAGCTATAAGCTCCCAGAAAAATATAAAAccaaataattttcaaattgttGTGATGGCAGAAGCAGCGGTGTCTATGAATCTAGAAACCTTGCGAGGTCCAGCTGAAAGAGATGAAGTGTCTCACTAAAGATGCTGACAGAAGACGACATGAAAGCAAAAACATTTTCAGTTGGATCTCAAAGATCAGAGACGTTGTACAGAGGAGAAGCTGCTAGGTGTCTTCAAGGAGAAGACGAAGCCTCGTCCGCATATGTAGTTGTAGTTTCGAAGAATACAAGTCCGCTCCACCAATTAAATCCCGTCTTGAAAGGATAAATCAGGAAATGCtagaaaatttataaaaattgactATAATAGTAACTACTATGAAAGCAGTTTTAAGAGTTAAAAGTGTGAAAGACGCACAACGAGAATCTTCCTGAATTGAGAAACAAGACAAGGTTGCAACAGTAACTTAATCCTAGAATTTAAGTAAGGAATGTGGAAGTAAGTAAGGCTGCAAAATTGCTTCGACTGGGGGCAAAGCATGATACATAAATGGAGACACACATGCTCCCTGGGCCTCGCCACATCCACTCACAATGGAAGAAGGAAAAGAATGGGTGATCAGCATCAACAAGGAGCTAGAGAATCTGCCCAACACCTCGGAGGAGTCGGCACATTGGAGCAAGCGATCCATCTACCGCATCCCGGCCTCCGTCACGGATGTCAACACGCGCGCCTACAAGCCGCAGATCGTCTCCTTCGGCCCCTACCACCACGGCTCCGACAACATGAAGGCCATGGAGGAGCACAAGCGCCGCGCCCTCCTCCACTTCCTCAAGCGCTCCAACAAGCCCCTCCAGGCCTACGTCGACGCCCTCACCCCCGTCGCCCAGGACCTCATGGACGCCTACGACCAGCTCCCCCCGCACTGGCACGACACCCACAAGTTCCTCCAGCTCATGATCGTCGACGGTTGCTTCATCTTGGAGATACTCCGCGCTGCCGCCCCCACCACTCAGGCGCGGCCCCAGCCCCCGCCCCCGCCTTCGGCCCCCTCCCACTCCCAGCCTCAGGCTCATCATCAATCCCCGGTTAGAGATTACGCAGCTAATGATCCCATATTCAGCAACCACGGCAAGCTCTACATTGTCCCTTATCTAAAGCGAGATATGCTGATGCTCGAGAACCAGCTGCCCATGCCGCTTCTCGAGAAGCTCGTCGCCGTTCAGAATGACAGGTCACTCAAGGTAAACACACCACCACATCCACATGCACTATCTCTTCACTTCATCTAATTCTGATATTTGGCTATGCCAGGACTGCAAGGATCTCACCAAACGCATCCTCAAATTCTTCCAACAAAACGTTCCCGCAAAGAACCTGCATGAGTTCAACCACTGCCTCCACATCCTAGACATATACCGCAGGAGCTTGCTTCTGGAGGAGCCGCGCGGCAAGAAGCCAGAGAGAAGCAGCGGCCACATCCACCACGGCGGGGATGACATAATCCGGTCGGCCACGGAGCTGAACGAGGCCGGGATCCGCATCAAGCGGAGCAAATCGAGGAGCCTCAAGGACATCACCTTCCACGGCGGGGTGCTGAAGCTGCCCCTGATCGTGGTGGACGACGCGCTGGAGTCGCTCTACCTCAACCTCATAGCCTTCGAGCGCTTCCACGTGGGGGCAGGGAACGACCTCACGTCGTATATATTCTTCATGGACAACATCATCGACAGCTCGAGGGATGTGAGCCTGCTGCACTCGTGCGGCATCATACAGAACGCGCTGGGCAGCGACAAGGCCGTGGCCAAGCTCTTCAACTCGCTGTCCAAGGACATCACCCTCGACCCTGACAGCAGCCTCGACCTGGTGCACAAGCAGGTCAGCGCCTACTGCCAGCAGCCCTGGCACCAGTGGAGGGCTAACCTCATGCACACCTACTTCACCAACCCCTGGGCCATTCTCTCCGTCGTCGCCGCCATCTTCCTCTTCGCTCTCACCATTGTTCAGACTATTTACAGTGTCTTAGGTTACGTCAGTCCTCCTCCTTAATGCATGCTTCACTTATTACCTTGCTTTTCATTTCTTGCCTTCTTGCTTtcactttataattttttctgtttctttttcgtgtgcgtgtgtgtgatTGTTTCCCTCCAAgattgtttgtgtgtgtgtgtgattgttTCCCTCCAAgattgtttgtgtgtgtgtgtgattgttTCCCTCCAAGATTtgtgaaataaaaaaaaggagGGATATTGATGCAAATCCTTGTGTGTGATTATTACTTGAATCGGAGATATGATAGAGCTTGAATATTAGCCGAGTAGCAGTATGTATAATTCATCCCTGTATCTCATCTACAGAGAAAATTCAGTCTAATTACCGATTTCTTTCTCTTGATTATACGATATATGTATAACAAGTGTCTGTACATGAATTCGGTATGCGTGGTTGCAGCATCCACACAAATGGCTGCTGCACTGCCTCTTTCCCCACGCCCTTCACTGGTCTACTATGCCCAGTGGAAAGAGATGATCGATGACACAAAATCTTCCAGCCGCGACGTATC
It contains:
- the LOC130993185 gene encoding UPF0481 protein At3g47200-like — protein: MEEGKEWVISINKELENLPNTSEESAHWSKRSIYRIPASVTDVNTRAYKPQIVSFGPYHHGSDNMKAMEEHKRRALLHFLKRSNKPLQAYVDALTPVAQDLMDAYDQLPPHWHDTHKFLQLMIVDGCFILEILRAAAPTTQARPQPPPPPSAPSHSQPQAHHQSPVRDYAANDPIFSNHGKLYIVPYLKRDMLMLENQLPMPLLEKLVAVQNDRSLKDCKDLTKRILKFFQQNVPAKNLHEFNHCLHILDIYRRSLLLEEPRGKKPERSSGHIHHGGDDIIRSATELNEAGIRIKRSKSRSLKDITFHGGVLKLPLIVVDDALESLYLNLIAFERFHVGAGNDLTSYIFFMDNIIDSSRDVSLLHSCGIIQNALGSDKAVAKLFNSLSKDITLDPDSSLDLVHKQVSAYCQQPWHQWRANLMHTYFTNPWAILSVVAAIFLFALTIVQTIYSVLGYVSPPP